Within Triticum dicoccoides isolate Atlit2015 ecotype Zavitan chromosome 1B, WEW_v2.0, whole genome shotgun sequence, the genomic segment TATAGGGATTAGCGAACACCGATGGTGCGACGAGCGTGTCCGCTGAAACACTACAGTTTGTGCCCAACATTCGGTCTGGAAGCTTTGCTGATATCGGACCTAGGAGGTACATGGAAGATGAACACATCCGGATAGATGATCTTTCAGCTCATCTTGGCTCGCTGTTGGTGTGCCCACTACCTAGTGCCTTCTATGGGGTAAGTCAGCAAGTGATTATTGTATATTGCTTGCTGCATTTTAGCATATATGGTTCTATAACCAAAGCAtttttgatgcttcattttgagccaATAAAGTCCATCCTTTGTCAAAAAATATAACCACACAACTGTGCCTAAATGGATTGTCTTGTTTCCTCTGCTTGTATGTAGGTGTttgatggccatgggggtcctgatGCTGCAGCCTACATGAAAAGACATGCCATGAGGTTCTTGTTTGAGGATAGAGAGTTCCCACAAGCATTGCAAGTGGATGATATATTCCTTCAATCCGTTGAGGAATGTATTCGCAGCGCGTTCCTGCAAGCCGATCTTGCGCTGGCTGATAATCTAGACATCAGCCGCTCCTCCGGAACTACAGCACTCGCAGCATTAATCTTTGGGAGGTAAGATGTGCTTTACTAGAAGCAGTCTCAAGTCTGTAGAACTGATCTCAATTTTCTTGCTTCAGCGTGCATGCTCAGTCGAGTGTCTGACCTGACTTGCAGGCAACTGTTGGTTGCGAACACCGGCGACTGCCGAGCGGTCCTTTGCCGGAGAGGCATAGCGATGGAGATGTCCCGAGACCACAGGGCAAACTACGCCGAGGAGTGCGAGAGGGTGGCCGCCTCCGGCGGGTACATCGAGGACGGGTACCTCAACGGGGTGCTCTCGGTGACGCGTGCCCTGGGCGACTGGGACATGAAGATGCCCGACTGCTCCACGTCGCCCCTCATCGCGGAGCCCGAGTTCCAGCAGGCGACGCTGAGCGAGGACGACGAGTTCCTCATCATGGGGTGCGACGGGATCTGGGACGTGATGACGAGCCAGCACGCGGTGAGCGTGGTCCGGCGGGGCCTGCGGCAGCACGACGACCCCGAGCGGTGCGCGCGGGAGCTCGTCATGGAGGCGAAGCGGCTCGAGACGGCCGACAACCTCACCGTCATCGTGGTGTGCTTCGGGTCGGAGCTCggctccccgccgccgccccccgctgcggcggcggcgaggccgagGAGCTGCAAGGGCCTGTCGGCGGAGGCCCTGTGCAACCTGAGGAGCTGGCTGGAGACTGACCGCTAGCTCTAGCTTGCTTGAGATGCCTGCTCTGCTGCTCCCTACCTAGTGCTGCTGGTCGGTTCGTTCCCACGCTGTAAATATGCTGACATCGGTCGAGGAATCGTAACTACCACTTCCCTTTTAGTTCCCTACCATTTTTTCAGGCGGTAGCCCGGCAGTTTTGTAGGGGCATTCTCTCATTGTTTCCTGTTCCTTTTCTCTCTCTGTTGCTGTTATTGCTCACGCCATTGCTGTTGTACATAGTACATGGTACATCCGTTGCGCCCACGGATGGACCTGCTCTGCTATTGAACGGAAATATCCGGTGGGTTCTGGTCAACTCGATTCAGAGAAGTGTGAGTGTTATTTAACGCGGCGTCTGTTGCCACGTACGGTTCGACAAAAATAAAATTAatcgtttttttcacaaaatgaaaaagagaaataaaattaaCTCATTATGAAAAAGTAGGATCGATGCTTCGTCCATAGCCAGGGATCATAGGTGGTCAAGAAATCTGAATGCAATTTAAGaaatctgaatgtaatttttattatgtctaGTATTTTTTGTACTATCATGATTGATCGAGTAGATTGAAAGGTTTTTCTCGTAGAAAACACCAAAAAGACTAGGGTCATAGAGTAGCAGGTGCCGTGGTGAATGAAGCCAAAGAAGACTTAGCGGTAGTGGTAAATTTAGCTGAACATACCACTATCTCGATCCGCGCCGGCAAGTTAGCCATGGTGGTGGAATGGCTGGCACCAGCACCACCAAACACGCCCCCTTGCTCACCTAACCCACATCTCCCTTTTTTCCGAACCCCAATCCCTAGTCGTCAAGAAGAATTCTACCTTTCCGGAGCCTATATTTCATAAAAATCTGTCGAGACACCTAAAAATCAGCTGCAGCGATAGCAGGTGGGTTCAATGCACCTGCACCacccacgcgcgcgcgcgcgcacacacacacacacacagctgcAAAGTCCAGAAAACGAGAGCTAGAAGAAAGAGCCGCTGCATTTGACCACGGAAGGGAAGGTGATAAGGCAAATGCACAAATGTATTGAGCCATACAGCGACGGCGGTCCGCCGTCGGCATCGACCAGTCACTGGCCTGCAGGAACCCTGCCCCAGCACTCGGCCAGTCAGGTGACACACGGATGGGCCAGGCCGCCAACCCACAAGAGTCAAATGGTTGCAGGTAACAACAGCTACAGACGCACTACGATGAGTGAGAACGCGAGTCCGTGGTGATATGATACACTACGATGTGACGCTGCTATCCACAGCTCTCGTGGCAGTTATCTTTTGCTCTCTCTCCTCCGGGCTAAAGGTGAAATCCACGAGTGCGACATGAAACAAGCCTGCCCTGCACCCGCAACATAGCTGACAGCAACGGGAGAGAAACATACAACAAGCAATGGTAAAGCAGCAAGATTTGTGATGTTCTAGATAGCGAGCCAAATGGGGGCTGTCACTGTGGCGGTATTTGAGTCGTATGTCATGCTGCTGATGCTGATATGGGACGACTTCTATCTACTCGGCTGAGTGGGGATATATATCCGGAATCCTGGTAGAGGATTGTTACTGTTCCGCCAGAtactgtgatgatgaacttcttccACGGGTTAACTTGACATGTGCGTCTCGCCAGATCTCCCAAAAGGGAGGATGAGGTCGACCATGGAGTCGTACTCCTCTCTGCTAACCTGAGCCGAGTTTAGGATCTGCAGTATGCACAAGGAAAAACAATCAAGAAACACACAGGCATCCTTGTATTTGCATACCAGAGAGGTACGGGAAAGAAACGCCACCTTCTGCACAAGCTTTGAGTCTGAGATCACTGGAGCAAGAGCAGGAAGCCGGTGCACAGAGAGTGCATCGAGCAGAACAAGAACCAGCAGCTGCCATTGCCTTGATCTCAGAGCAGGCAGTGCGTCAACAAGTGACATTGTGTCAATCAAGTATCCCTGTAGTGGCAACCAGATACTCTCATTAGATTATCCAAAAGCATGGTGCAAGCAGAAACAAATGGCTCTGCATGTGAGGGCCAAAATAGTTATCAGATGCTAGCATCAAGCTAACCTAAACCTTTTCTTTTTCGCTGAGTTGATGTTAGCCAGGAAAAGTATGCAGCAGAGGTTCCAGGTATAGGAGAAGACAGATACAAACAAACACTAGCCAATGAGGACATACACATGTGCCACTAGTCTTATATCTATCTAGTAGAGAAATGTGCACATTCTACCCTTTTTATATTGTATAAAGAAATATGGGATCCCAAGTCTACCAGAGTAATTTCTCAAATGTACTGGACTGTTGTTTGCCGATAGTAGTGATCGGTGTTCTGTTCCAGCTAGTAAGCCGAAAAACATTGATATGCAAGTAAGTTTAGGACTTTAGGCAGCAAAGTATATATTTGGACCAACTGTAAATCAGGCAATAAACTCACTCAGAGTATATTAACTCATACCAGAGTAGTCTCCAACTTTGAAACTGGGGTATGCATCCTCATGTTTGATACAAGTACCGGCAGTGCATTAGAAATGCAAGAAGCTAAAGCTCTTTTAATTTCAGATGATTGGCTATCTTTCGAAACTCGCTTCTCAGGATACTCTCTCCCTTTAGAAATCAACATTTCTTCCACAGAACTGTCATCAAGCATGTATACATAGGCCAAAGATGACCGGGATATCCATCCAAATATTGTGGTCCACATTGTTGCAAAAGCAGACAGCTGAAAAGATATGCATGTCATTGCAAAATTTCAAAATGAATTAAAAGAAACAAAACTACCACTTTTTCCTCAAAAATGCTTACTGTTAAACTGAAACCTTCTGGTGGTGTGTCGTGCCAAGAATCATCGACTTCAAACATGTCAGTGTCCAGAAGCACAGTCTTTGTTGGCCACTTCACAACATCACCATCTGTTTCAGATACTACCTTTTCCACTGTATCTTCGCCATGGACATTCTTGAACTGTTTCTGGTGAAGCATGTCAGGCAATATGATGATCCCTGCCTTGGAAACTGTATTCAGGAAGCTTCAGGTCAGTATATCAACCACATAAGAGTATATTGCATATTAAAGGACCACAAGGTTACAGAAAATATGTTCACCTGCATCTTCCACTTCTGATGTGCCTGAAGAAATAGCTCCTGCAGCTTCAATAAGGGCAGCTGCGCAAGCCTCTGCGGATTCACGCCTTAGTGAACTGTCAATGTCCTCCATAGATAGATTTTTAGCATCTGAATCGATGTCATATGCTTTGCTTGCTTCTAAGATGCTCCCATTATCATCTGCCCATGTCACAGACTGACTTCTGTTCTTAGACCCTACAGCCTTCAGTGAAGATTTTAGTGCAGCACTAACTTTCTCGTCACTTGTCTCATTTTTTTCAAGGTCCACTGCTTTACTGAATTCTTTGTGTAGTTGTTCAGTGTAAGTATGCATTGAATCTCTTACTGTGTATTGAGATGATGAGGGCTGATTATCTATGAGGATGGAACTTGCAAAGTCATATTGACCCAAAGCCCCTTGATCCATCTTTACCGAAGCAGGATCCCCCATAATGATTGTACTAGTAAAGCCTACTTCATGGCCATTACTTCCAGCAGGTTTTCTTGTAGGCTTACTCTTGCATGCCCTTGATGATGCTCTAGTtgatttctttttcttcttgtcacTTCTCTCTTCCAAAATTACATGCTCTAGTTGCTTCGCAATGGAATCAGTTATGCAAGGCAATAACATATCTGTATCTTCATCCTGTTGGAAAATCTTTGATAGGGTTTTATCTGCgtcttttttcttcatttttgtgtTCTCATGAAGGACCATGCCATCAATTTTTTTAGCTATATCTTCAGAGCCCACTTGTGCTTCAACTGAAGAAGATGAAACTTCCATGCTATGTTCGCCAAGAACAGCAGCCCCAGAATCCACATTCTTATTCCCAGACAGCTCAGCTCTACTAGCTTTGCCCTGTTTAGCCTGTGGCATTGGCCCTGAAATACAGAACACAAGCTCACAGTTTCTTCAATTGTTCGAAACTTAAGACAAGCCGAACAAAGGGAAAGAGATAAGCATCCTTTCACGTACAGTAATGTGCCTGCAAGTTAAACTACTGTCACTATTATAACATTTATTACACCAGTTTCTACAGCATTATTGAATAGTAGAACCAACCAACAGGATGCACCACTAACAAAAACTGATTTTATATCTTGTCTTCAATTTGTAAGAACCTGAAATTTCTAAAGAAGACCGCTCCAAGTCACCTCTTCCTCTAAATTCCTATATAAAGGTGGTTGCGGGGTAGGTTTGGCCCATTGGACCAGCGACCTGTCCCACAAAAAGGCCTTGATGGTTGTAATAACCAACAAGCTCTCACTTCGTTTTATTGTAGACACAGcataatttgaaaatatttccaggATTGCATGTATTCAGTTGGTTGGAGGCTAATTCTACATTCTAATATCACATAACCCGTATATTCCAAAATTGCAATGGCTTGCCATACATCCACATAGAATGACAGAACTCTATGCACCCTGAGACGATAATATATCTAGCTTATTCAGATCAATCCACATAAAACTCCCAGCACACAAAGACAGTAAATGCCTCAGCTATTCTCAACAATCCTAGTGTCCTCCAGTCAACCAATGGCAACATAATCAAATGCAAGAATAAACATCTAGACTACAACACTGTCAAAGTAAATAACAGAGTTCAGCATGAAACAATCACCTTCATGAATGGGGTGATGGCGGGGCACATAGCCCTCAATGGCGCCCGACGGCCCAATCCACTCCTGCAGCGTCACCTCCCCAGGCCCAGGCGTCTCCTTCTCCACAATCTCCACCTTCCTCCCTTCGTCCTCCTTCTTCCCGCTGTCcgcacgaaaccctagccccggcCCGTCCCCGCTGCCTTCGAAGAGCGCGACCAGGGCGTCCAGCCTGTTGGGCGGGATCCCGAAGGGGCGGTCGGGCGGGAGCGACGCCGCGAAG encodes:
- the LOC119323520 gene encoding probable protein phosphatase 2C 47 → MVAEAEVMHQQPAPVLEVQYRACVAKGVGMSAVAVPEVGVEVEVAVELPRMGLANTDGATSVSAETLQFVPNIRSGSFADIGPRRYMEDEHIRIDDLSAHLGSLLVCPLPSAFYGVFDGHGGPDAAAYMKRHAMRFLFEDREFPQALQVDDIFLQSVEECIRSAFLQADLALADNLDISRSSGTTALAALIFGRQLLVANTGDCRAVLCRRGIAMEMSRDHRANYAEECERVAASGGYIEDGYLNGVLSVTRALGDWDMKMPDCSTSPLIAEPEFQQATLSEDDEFLIMGCDGIWDVMTSQHAVSVVRRGLRQHDDPERCARELVMEAKRLETADNLTVIVVCFGSELGSPPPPPAAAAARPRSCKGLSAEALCNLRSWLETDR
- the LOC119323527 gene encoding putative RNA polymerase II subunit B1 CTD phosphatase RPAP2 homolog, which translates into the protein MATAAAAKPAARTTVNVARAVYRVQLALLDGAAASNEPLLHAAAAVLSRADYDDVVTERSIAEACGHPACTSSLPDPANPKAAPRFHISLREHRVYDLEEARKFCSERCLVASAAFAASLPPDRPFGIPPNRLDALVALFEGSGDGPGLGFRADSGKKEDEGRKVEIVEKETPGPGEVTLQEWIGPSGAIEGYVPRHHPIHEGPMPQAKQGKASRAELSGNKNVDSGAAVLGEHSMEVSSSSVEAQVGSEDIAKKIDGMVLHENTKMKKKDADKTLSKIFQQDEDTDMLLPCITDSIAKQLEHVILEERSDKKKKKSTRASSRACKSKPTRKPAGSNGHEVGFTSTIIMGDPASVKMDQGALGQYDFASSILIDNQPSSSQYTVRDSMHTYTEQLHKEFSKAVDLEKNETSDEKVSAALKSSLKAVGSKNRSQSVTWADDNGSILEASKAYDIDSDAKNLSMEDIDSSLRRESAEACAAALIEAAGAISSGTSEVEDAVSKAGIIILPDMLHQKQFKNVHGEDTVEKVVSETDGDVVKWPTKTVLLDTDMFEVDDSWHDTPPEGFSLTLSAFATMWTTIFGWISRSSLAYVYMLDDSSVEEMLISKGREYPEKRVSKDSQSSEIKRALASCISNALPVLVSNMRMHTPVSKLETTLGYLIDTMSLVDALPALRSRQWQLLVLVLLDALSVHRLPALAPVISDSKLVQKILNSAQVSREEYDSMVDLILPFGRSGETHMSS